DNA sequence from the Salifodinibacter halophilus genome:
TGGCACTGCGACTCGATGGACTGTCGTTAACCATGATCGGCGTCGTCACCGGTGTCGGGTTCCTGATCCACCTGTTCGCGACTTGGTACATGACGCACGACCTCGAAGGTGCGCCTGGCATGGCGCGCTTCTTTGCGTACATGAACCTATTCATCGGCGCCATGCTGATACTCGTGCTGGCAAATAACCTGCTCGTGCTGTATCTCGGCTGGGAAGGCGTCGGTTTGTGCAGTTATCTGCTGGTCGGCTACTACTATCAGACCGAAGCCAACGCCTGGGCAGCGTTCAAAGCGTTCGTGATGACCCGGATCGGCGACGTGTCGTTATCGCTCGGCCTATTCATTCTTTACGTGAATTTCGGCACGCTGAATATCGACACACTGCTGCAACAAGCGCCCGAAGCGTGGGTCCACGGCGGCCCCATCGCCACGCTGACCGCGCTTCTGATCCTTGGCGGTGCAGTCGGCAAGTCAGCTCAACTGCCGCTCCAAACCTGGCTGGTCGACGCCATGGCCGGCCCCACACCGGTCTCGGCCTTGATTCACGCCGCCACCATGGTCACGGCCGGCGTCTATCTCATCGCCCGACTGCACGGGCTTTTCATCATCGCACCGGCGGCGCTCGAAATCGTCGGCATAGTGGGCGGTATCACGCTGCTATTGGCCGGATTTGCGGCACTTGCCCAAACCGATATCAAACGCGTGATCGCCTATTCGACCATGAGCCAGATCGGCTATATGTTTCTCGCGCTCGGCGTGGGCGCGTGGCACGCCGCGATCTTCCACCTGATGATCCACGCCTTTTTCAAATCACTGCTGTTCTTGGCGGCAGGTTCGGTCATCATCGCCTGCCATCACGAACAGAACATCTTCAAGATGGGCGGCTTGCGTAAACAACTGCCGCTCGACTACGCGCTTTTCTGGATCGGTGGCGGCGCACTCTCGGCCCTACCGGTTATTACCGCCGGCTTCTGGTCCAAAGACCAAATCTTGTCGCTGGCAGCCGTCAACGGCCACGTGGTGCTTTGGCTGATGGCCCTGCTCGGTGCATTCATCACCGCGCTGTATACCTTCCGCCTCATCTTTATCGTCTTCCATGGCGAGGCCAACACCCACGCCGAACCCGGTCGCGGCTGGGCCCACCACACGCCGTTGATCACGCTGGCTGTGCTGTCGACGTTCGTAGGCGCGCTCATCGGCCAGCCACTAGACGGCGTCTTGCCAGCCGCATCCGAAGCCGAATCGCTCGGCATGGAAATCCTGTTGGAAGTGATTTCGAGCCTGGTTGCACTCGGTGGACTGGCGGTAACTGCCGCACTGTTTCTCGGAGCGCGTGGTGTCCTGACTAAGACAGTGGCTAGCGACAGCGGCAGCCGCCTCCATAACTTTTTGTACGGCGGACTTGGTTTCGACACGCTGTACGATCGTTTATTCGTGCGGCCCTATCGAGTGGCCGCGCGCTTGCACCGGCTCGACTGGATCGAGGGCATTGCCAAGATCGTGCCCTCGAGTGCATTGCTTTTGAATAACGGTCTGACTAGTATTCAGTCGGGCCAGCTGCGCTGGTATGCGTTAACGATCTTCGGCGCGGCATCAATTTTCCTCATCGTCCTGGTTCTCGGCTAAGGCCTGCCCATGCTGCTTATTTGGCTACTGCTGATCCCGTTCGTCGCCGGCGGACTGTGCTATGCGTTGGAGATGCGCCGCGGCGGCGGTCCGCCACGCTGGATCGCACTCATTGCCAGCAGTCTTATCCTGCTGAGCGCGTTCCTACTCTGGGCCACCGGCGATTACAGCCTGGCCAACGCTGTACAAGGCACGGCCCAGTGGCAGATCCAGTTCCGTCTGCCGTGGATACCGAGTCTCGGTATCTTTTTCCATTTAGCGCTCGATGGTCTGTCGGTCATCATGCTGCTGTTGACCGGTGTGATGAGCGTTTTGGCGGTCGCAAGCAGTTGGAATCAGCCGCGCAACCGCGACGGGCTTTTCTACGCCAACCTGATGTGGTTGGTTGGCGGTGTCATCGGCATCTTTCTCGCCGTCGACCTGTTCGCCTTTTTCTTCTTCTGGGAGATGATGCTGATCCCAATGGCGCTGCTGGTCGCGCTCTGGGGGCATGACGGCGCCCGAGCCACGGTCAAACGGGCCGCCGCCACCAAGTTCTTCATCTACACGCAAGCCAGCGGGCTATTGATGCTCGCCGCGATCATCGGGCTGGTCTTCGTACACTATCAGCAGACCGGTTCGATCACGTTCGACTACAATGCACTGCTGCAGACGTCGCCAACCGGCGGGATCGGCATGGTGCTGATGCTCGGCTTTTTCATCGCGTTCGCGACCAAGCTGACGACCGTGCCATTTCACGGCTGGCTCCCCGATTTCCACACTTATTCGCCAACCGATAGCAGTGTTGACCTAACCGGCGTGCTGGTCAAAACCGGCGCTTACGGCCTGCTACGTTTTGCTGTACCTCTGTTCCCACACGCCTCGGCCACTTTCGCACCGGCGGCCATGATTCTGGGGCTGATCGGGATCTATTACGGCGCCATCGTCGCTTTTGCACAAAGCGACATGAAACGCTTTATCGGCTACACCAGCATCGCCCATATGGGCTTTGTCCTGATTGGTATCTACGCGGGCACGCTGCTCTCGATCCAGGGGGCCATCCTGCAATTGGTTGCCAGCGCACTATCGACCGCGGGCTTATTCCTGGTTAGTTCGCAGGTTTACACACGCCTCGGCACACGCGATATGCGCTCGCTCGGTGGTCTGTTCGGGTTGATGGGGGCTTTACCCGGCTTCGCCCTAGCCTTTTCCGTCGCAGCACTCGGCATGCCGGCAACCGCGAACTTCATCGGTGAATTCCTGGTGCTGTTCGGCGCGTTCGCCTATTCGCCGATCGTTGTCGTTTTCGCCACTATTGGGTTGGTTCTGGCCGCCGTCTACGCGCTCTATCTGATCCACCGCGTCTACTGGGGACAACCCTCGATCAAAACGCCGACCGATGGTTTGGCCGGCCGCGAGTACGCCAGTCTGCTGCTCATTCTGACGCTAACCCTGATCATCGGACTGTATCCGAATAGCGTGCTGCACGTGACCACGGGCGCAGCCCAGGAAATCGCACACTGGTTCGATGGTCCTATTGCCGCCGCTCCGCATTCCTAAAAGCTCGTAATCATGAGTTCATTCTCGATGCAAATCGTCGCCCTACTCGCGCCGCTAATCGTAACGGCGACGATCATTCTCACGACGGGCGCCGTTGCCATTACGCGCTCACATCGGGTCATGGCCGGTCTGTCGATCATCGGCCTGGCGGTCGCCCTTATCTCACTGATCCCGGCCAGGCTGGCAGTGCCGATCCAGACGACACCGCTGTATATCGTCGATGGCTTCGGGCTGTTTTATATGGCGCTGGTGCTGTTCGCTGCACTCGTCTCGACCATACTGGCCTATGTTTATTTAGAGGCTCAATCGGAATACCGGGCCGAGTTCTACATTCTGCTGCTGTGTTCCACGCTCGGCGCGTTATCGCTCGTGGTCAGCGTACATCTGGCGTCGCTTTTCATCGGCATCGAGCTACTCTCTATCCCACTCTATGGCATGGTGGCTTACGCGTTCCGCGACTCGATCTCGCTGGAAAGCGGCCTGAAATACATGGTCCTGTCGGGCGTCGCCTCGGCATTTTTCCTATTCGGCATGGCGCTCATGTATGCCGGCTCGGGCGCGCTAACCTTTACCCAAATCGCGTCGAGCGGCAACGGCGGCGAACTGCTGTTGCTGGGCATAGGCATGCTTGTCGTTGGACTGGCATTCAAACTCTCGGTTGCGCCATTTCATCTCTGGACGCCCGATGTTTATCAAGGCGCGCCCGGGCCGGCCTCGGCGTTTCTGGCGACGGTCAGTAAAGTGGCCATATTCGCCGCGCTGCTCCGATTTTTCGAAACGAGTCCAGTCGCCCACAATGATTGGCTGCACGCACTGATCGCCGCACTGGCATTCATCTCCATGCTCGTCGGCAATCTACTGGCCCTGCGGCAGGACAACCTCAAACGAATTCTCGGCTATTCGTCGATCGCGCATCTCGGTTATATCCTGACCGCCATCGTCGCCGGTGGGCCACTTGCAGCGACGGCCGTAGGCGTCTATTTCACCGCCTATGTGTTGACCTCGCTCGGCGCTTTCGGCGTGGTGTCGCTGGTTTCCAGCACCCGCACCGGCACTGACGCTAGCGACCTCACGCACTACCGCGGTTTGTACCGGCATCAACCGACGCTGGCCGTTACGTTAGCCATTATGATGATCTCGTTGGCCGGCATCCCGGTAACCTTCGGCTTCATCGGCAAGTTCTATGCGCTCATGGTTGCCGTCACAGGCGACCTGTGGTGGCTGGTTGCAGCGTTGATCATCGGCAGCGCCATCGGGCTTTACTATTATCTGCGCGTGACATTCATTCTGTTCGGTGCCGCCGAGGGCGGTACGCAGCGACATCTGACTGGCCCGGCATCACGTGCCGCGATCATCATCCTGGGATTGCTCGCAGCGCTTGTCATCGCGCTCGGTATCTATCCGACGCCGCTGATTGATCTCGTCAACGCGACCGGCATCGCCGTGGCGGCCTAATCAATGCCGCCGGGCGGCGACCAGGTTACTGGTCGACCAATACGCCCGGATTCAGGCGGGTCTCCGGATCGAGTGCCTGTTTGACCGCGCGCGTCATCGCTTGCTCGAC
Encoded proteins:
- the nuoL gene encoding NADH-quinone oxidoreductase subunit L — its product is MSAVFLTIVFPLLGALILSLRPGMPDRSAKLIGAGSVGLSALTMIWLMIAWFSAGGGAYVQMLWHWVEVGDFSMPMALRLDGLSLTMIGVVTGVGFLIHLFATWYMTHDLEGAPGMARFFAYMNLFIGAMLILVLANNLLVLYLGWEGVGLCSYLLVGYYYQTEANAWAAFKAFVMTRIGDVSLSLGLFILYVNFGTLNIDTLLQQAPEAWVHGGPIATLTALLILGGAVGKSAQLPLQTWLVDAMAGPTPVSALIHAATMVTAGVYLIARLHGLFIIAPAALEIVGIVGGITLLLAGFAALAQTDIKRVIAYSTMSQIGYMFLALGVGAWHAAIFHLMIHAFFKSLLFLAAGSVIIACHHEQNIFKMGGLRKQLPLDYALFWIGGGALSALPVITAGFWSKDQILSLAAVNGHVVLWLMALLGAFITALYTFRLIFIVFHGEANTHAEPGRGWAHHTPLITLAVLSTFVGALIGQPLDGVLPAASEAESLGMEILLEVISSLVALGGLAVTAALFLGARGVLTKTVASDSGSRLHNFLYGGLGFDTLYDRLFVRPYRVAARLHRLDWIEGIAKIVPSSALLLNNGLTSIQSGQLRWYALTIFGAASIFLIVLVLG
- the nuoM gene encoding NADH-quinone oxidoreductase subunit M, with protein sequence MLLIWLLLIPFVAGGLCYALEMRRGGGPPRWIALIASSLILLSAFLLWATGDYSLANAVQGTAQWQIQFRLPWIPSLGIFFHLALDGLSVIMLLLTGVMSVLAVASSWNQPRNRDGLFYANLMWLVGGVIGIFLAVDLFAFFFFWEMMLIPMALLVALWGHDGARATVKRAAATKFFIYTQASGLLMLAAIIGLVFVHYQQTGSITFDYNALLQTSPTGGIGMVLMLGFFIAFATKLTTVPFHGWLPDFHTYSPTDSSVDLTGVLVKTGAYGLLRFAVPLFPHASATFAPAAMILGLIGIYYGAIVAFAQSDMKRFIGYTSIAHMGFVLIGIYAGTLLSIQGAILQLVASALSTAGLFLVSSQVYTRLGTRDMRSLGGLFGLMGALPGFALAFSVAALGMPATANFIGEFLVLFGAFAYSPIVVVFATIGLVLAAVYALYLIHRVYWGQPSIKTPTDGLAGREYASLLLILTLTLIIGLYPNSVLHVTTGAAQEIAHWFDGPIAAAPHS
- the nuoN gene encoding NADH-quinone oxidoreductase subunit NuoN; translation: MSSFSMQIVALLAPLIVTATIILTTGAVAITRSHRVMAGLSIIGLAVALISLIPARLAVPIQTTPLYIVDGFGLFYMALVLFAALVSTILAYVYLEAQSEYRAEFYILLLCSTLGALSLVVSVHLASLFIGIELLSIPLYGMVAYAFRDSISLESGLKYMVLSGVASAFFLFGMALMYAGSGALTFTQIASSGNGGELLLLGIGMLVVGLAFKLSVAPFHLWTPDVYQGAPGPASAFLATVSKVAIFAALLRFFETSPVAHNDWLHALIAALAFISMLVGNLLALRQDNLKRILGYSSIAHLGYILTAIVAGGPLAATAVGVYFTAYVLTSLGAFGVVSLVSSTRTGTDASDLTHYRGLYRHQPTLAVTLAIMMISLAGIPVTFGFIGKFYALMVAVTGDLWWLVAALIIGSAIGLYYYLRVTFILFGAAEGGTQRHLTGPASRAAIIILGLLAALVIALGIYPTPLIDLVNATGIAVAA